DNA sequence from the Sinorhizobium alkalisoli genome:
TTCAAATGCAACGCTGTGGAAATCTGTTCGAACCGCTGCAACTGCCTTGCGGGCTAATCCTGAAAAATCGGATTGCGAAATCAGCGATGTCGGATTCCTTAGGCGACGGGACCGGCCATCCGACTGCCGAACAGATCAGGCTGTATCAGCGCTGGGCCGCAGGTGGGTTGGCCGTATCCATAATCGGTGAGGTGCAGCTCACCGCCGGTTACGCCGAGAACCCCGGCAATCTGGTACTTGATGGGGCCTCCGAGCTTGACCGGTTCCGCGAACTTGCCCGACATGGCGGCGAAAACGGCACCAAGCTTTGGCTGCAACTCGGTCACGCCGGAGCGCTAGCGTACGCGCCGACGAGTAACCCCAAGGGCCCGAGTGCCCTCGATCTGCCGGGTCTGCGCTGCGCGGAAATGACATTGGACGAAATGCGTCAACTGCCGTCGGAGTTCGCGAGGACAGCCTGGTTGGCACAGCAGGCCGGTTTTGGCGGCGTGCAAATTCATGCGGCGCACGGATTCTTGCTCAGCCAATTCCTTTCGCCATTGTTCAACAAGCGCAGCGACGAATACGGAGGGGCAATCGCCAATCGCATGCGTCCTCTGCTGGAGGCTATCGAAGCAACCCGCGCAGCTGTCGGCCCGGATTTTCCCATCGCCGTGAAACTCAATTCCTCAGACCAGCTTGAGGGCGGGTTCGACAAGGAAGACGCGCTTGAGGTGGTGGCGGCGCTGGACCGGTCTTCGGTCGACCTGATCGACATTAGCGGCGGGACTTACTTCCCCGGAGCAAAGTCTGCCTCCGACGGAACGGGAC
Encoded proteins:
- a CDS encoding NADH:flavin oxidoreductase/NADH oxidase family protein, coding for MEIQMQRCGNLFEPLQLPCGLILKNRIAKSAMSDSLGDGTGHPTAEQIRLYQRWAAGGLAVSIIGEVQLTAGYAENPGNLVLDGASELDRFRELARHGGENGTKLWLQLGHAGALAYAPTSNPKGPSALDLPGLRCAEMTLDEMRQLPSEFARTAWLAQQAGFGGVQIHAAHGFLLSQFLSPLFNKRSDEYGGAIANRMRPLLEAIEATRAAVGPDFPIAVKLNSSDQLEGGFDKEDALEVVAALDRSSVDLIDISGGTYFPGAKSASDGTGRGPYFLEFAKRARAVTTKPLMLTGGFKTRAQAEDAVANGAVDIVGLARALVLEPSLPDLWKADRKLEPFFPKFSDPPEGGVTAWYTMRLTEIGADKETPVFGDLGQAIRDYEARNKSRTKIWLRHFANNVVGQP